One window from the genome of Dermacentor silvarum isolate Dsil-2018 chromosome 7, BIME_Dsil_1.4, whole genome shotgun sequence encodes:
- the LOC119458024 gene encoding JNK1/MAPK8-associated membrane protein-like encodes MQNIYHYERTRTHCPGLYCGRIRFDNGSYSDCGACPRGFRVSRESKLCLPCGDLPQFYDWLYLGFMALLLLVVEWYIIDKTMRRRSFTPEVLALHACALFETVLAAVATLLSTPPVGQVLLHTCRVQRLSDWYTLLHNPTPGYKHTLRCTQEAVYPLFSMIFVFYGLCLASLLLLRPLLVYKVFSGQGKKSVFLTMYAIPALGLIHATMGGLLYYAFPYIVIILSVVSMASHFAFRLDQSMCSLFSQTLKESRNLTILIGHWFLHAYGIIAITQLRDPAFHWALLAVVPFPSLFYILTSKFTDPSKLHVE; translated from the exons ATGCAGAACATTTACCACTACG AACGGACCAGGACCCACTGCCCTGGCCTGTATTGCGGCCGAATCAGATTCGACAATGGTTCCTACAGCGATTGTGGG GCCTGTCCTCGTGGATTCCGGGTGTCCCGTGAGAGCAAGCTGTGCTTGCCATGTGGCGACCTGCCCCAGTTCTACGACTGGCTCTACCTGGGCTTCATGgcactgctgctgctggtggtcgAGTGGTACATCATCGACAAGACCATGCGTCGACGGAG CTTCACCCCCGAAGTGCTTGCACTCCACGCGTGTGCCCTGTTCGAGACGGTGCTGGCGGCAGTGGCGACGCTTCTCTCGACACCCCCCGTGGGTCAAGTGCTGCTCCACACGTGCCGAGTGCAGCGACTCTCGGACTGGTACACCCTGCTGCACAACCCGACGCCGGGGTACAAGCACACACTGCGCTGCACCCAGGAGGCCGTCTACCCACT GTTTTCCatgatctttgtcttctacgGCCTCTGCCTGGCATCCTTGCTGCTCCTGCGGCCCCTGCTAGTCTACAAGGTATTCTCCGGTCAGGGAAAGAAGTCAGTCTTCCTGACCATGTACGCCATTCCTGCATTGGGCCTCATTCATGCTACTATGGGCGGGCTGCTGT ATTACGCCTTTCCGTACATAGTGATAATTTTGTCCGTGGTGTCCATGGCTTCTCACTTTGCATTCAGGCTTGATCAG TCCATGTGTTCCTTGTTCTCACAAACACTGAAGGAGTCACGGAACCTGACAATTCTCATCGGCCATTGGTTCCTCCACGCCTACGGAATCATCGCCATCACCCAGTTGCGAGATCCAGCATTCCACTGGGCACTACTTGCCGTCGTCCCCTTCCCATCATTGTTCTACATCCTGACATCAAAGTTCACAGATCCCAGCAAGCTACATGTGGAGTGA